TTGCCGGCTGCACTTGTAGCGCGAGTAGTGCCACTCCTTTGCCGGGCGATCTCCCTTGGCGGGTTGCCGGTTGGTGTAGACGGCCCTCGTCAGCGGGCCCCCGCAGTGGCCGCATGCCGCTACGCCCACGAGCATGGCCGTGCTCTTGGTGACCTTGGGGCCGAAGGCGCGGTTGTCACGCAGTTTGAGGACCACCCGGTTCCACGTCTCGTGGTCGAGGAGGGGCTTCTCGGCGATCATGCGGGTGTTGCCTTCGTCGTCCTCGACGATCTCGCCCTTGTAGGTGTAGTACCCCGCGATCTTGGGGTTGAGCATGATGCCCCTGATGGAGGAGTTGGACCACTGGCTCTCCTGGGCGCGCTTGCTGTTGGGCTGGATCAGCGAGAGCCAGGTGGGTTCGCCGCGCTCGATGAGCTCGCGGGAGATGGAGCGCAGGCTTCTCCCCTCGAGGATCTTGTCGGCGATCTCCCGGACGAGCTCCTCGTAGCGCTCGATGGGTCGAATGCACTTCCCTTTCCCCTTGCCCAGCGGCACGATCTCGTACCCGAAGGGCGCCAGCCCGGCCACCCATGTCCCCGCGGCAAGTCGCGTCTGCGCCGCGTCGGCGGCGCGTGCTCTGATGGTGTCGAGCTCGCCCTCGGCGAAAACGGCCAGGATCTGGGCGAACATCTTGCCCATCGGAGTGGACATGTCGATCCCCTCCTGGGTCGACACGACGATCTTTCCGTGTTCCTGGCACCACTGGACGATCTCACTGAAGTGGGCGACCCGTCGGCTCAGCCGGTCGACCTTCATGACACAGAGCGCGTCCCACTGGTCCGCGCGGTCTTCCCTGAACCACTGACCGAGGTCGGGCCGCTTGAAGGGATGCAGACCGCCGGAGACGTCCGTGTCCGTGGCCCAGCCGATGATTGTCGCGTCGCGCCCGGGGGCGTCGACCCAGTGCTGGATGTGCAGATCGAGCACAACCGGTCCGCCCGGGGACTGCAGGGCGTGATCTTCACACGCGACGACCGGGCCGGCGAGGGCAAGCTGTCCTCCCGGCTGGGTCTGGTGACCGACGCGGTGGAGGTGACCGACGCCATGGACCTGTACGCCCACCTGGTCGGCGAGCTGTCCAGGGGTATGCGGGCGGACTACGTGATCGTGGACGAGGCCCAGTTCCTGGCGCCCGGTCAGATCGACCAGCTGGCCCGGATCGTTGACGACCTGGAGATGGACGTCTTCGCCTTCGGCATCACCACCGACTTCCGTACCAGGCTCTTCCCCGGCTCACGGAGGCTGATCGAGCTGGCGGACCGGATAGAGCAACTCCAGGTCGAGGCCCTGTGCTGGTGCGGCGCCCGGGCCACGCACAACGCCCGTACGGTGGACGGGGTGATGGTGGTCGAGGGCGAGCAGGTCGTGGTCGGCGATGTGAACCGGCCCGCCGAGCAGATCGGCTACGAGGTGCTGTGCCGCCGCCACCACCGCAGGCGCATGACGAGCGCGACGGCACGGGCCGCGGCGCTGTCCCCGGACGTGCTGCCGGTCAACTCCGCCTGACCGCCGCCCGTTCCCGGCGGCACGGACCGGGCCGCCGTTCCGGGCCGCCGTTCCGGGCCGGTCGGACGGCGCACCCGCCGAAGCCGGGGACGCACCCTCCCATGTCGGCCCAGGCATGCGCCGAGGCCGGCGCGGGCATGCGCCGAAGCCGGCGGAAGGCTTCCCTCCGGATCCGCTCCCAACCCCTCGTGTACATGCCATGAAGTGAGGTATGGTCCGTCCGCCTCCCCCCAAGGAACGGGCGAACGCCTGCTGGCCCGGCAGCCCACAGGCATGCCGCGAGCCACTCGGCGTAGCTCCTCTCGACAGGAGTTCACGTGGTCGCTTCATCCCGACGATCTCGCAGATTCCGGGCGATCGCCATCGCCGTCGCCGCCGTCGCGGCGGCCGGCGGCGGACTGCTCCCCGCGAGCACGGTGCCCGCCGCCGCGGGCGAGGTGTTCCGCCCGCAGCTGGTGACGGTGGACACCCCCACCCGCGCCGACAAGGACCGGCTCGTCGCCCTCGGCCTGGACCTGACGGAGCACGCCGGACACGACTACGTCGAAGTCGTCCTGCACCACGCCGCCGACGCCGAGCGGCTGCGCTCCGCCGGCCTCGACTGGCAGGTCCGGATACCCGACCTGGTCCAGCGCGCGTCCGACGTCAACGCCGCCAACCGCGCCTACGCCGCCGCCACCGAGGCCTCACCGCTACCCTCCGGACGCGACACCTACCGCGGGCTCGCCGACTACCACACCGACCTCGACCGCCTGGCCTCCCAGCACCCGGGCCTGGTCCGGAAGTTCGCCCTGCCGTACCGCAGCCTCGAGGGCAAGCAGGTGTACGGCGTCGAGATCGCGGACCGGGTGGACGCCGTGGACGACGGCCGGCCCGTCTTCCTCATGATGGGTCTGCACCACGCCCGCGAATGGCCCTCCGGCGAGCACGCCGTCGAGTTCGCCATCGACCTGGCCCGCAACCACGGCCACGACGCCCGTATCACCGCCCTGCTGAAGAAGGCACGGGTGATCGTCGTCCCCGTCGTCAACCCGGACGGCTTCGAGAAGTCCGTCAACGACGGACGGCTGGTCGACCTGCGCACCGTCGACGAGGGCGGTACCGGCTCGATCCTGGCCACACCGGGCAACGCCTACAAGCGCAAGAACTGCCGGATCGTCGACGGACACGCCCCGCTGGCGGGCGAGTGCGGCCTGGCGAGCAGCCCGGGAGGCTTCGGCGCCGGCGTCGACATCAACCGCAACTACGGTGGCTCCTGGGGTGGACCGGGTGCGGCCGCCGAGCCCGTCCACGCCACCTACCGCGGCGCCGGGCCCTTCTCCGAGCCGGAGACCCGCAACATCCGCGCACTGGTCAGCGGCCGCCAGGTGACCGGGCTGATCAGCAACCACACCTTCTCCAACCTGGTGCTGCGCCCGAACGCCGTCGCGCCCGACACCATCGGACCCGGCGGACAGCCGGTCGGCGACCCGCCGGACGAGGCCGCGCTGAAGGAACTCGGCGACCGGATGGCCGCGCAGAACGGCTACGCCTCCCAGCACAGCTGGGAGCTGTACGACACGACCGGTACCACCGAGGACTGGTCGTACCACGCGACCGGAGGCTACGGCTACACCTTCGAGATCGGACCCGACGAGTTCCATCCGCCGTTCCCCGAGGTCGTGGCCGAGTACCTCGGCACGGGCCCGTACGCCGGCAAGGGCAACCGCGAGGCGTACCTGCTGGCGCTGGAGAGCGCGGCCGACCCGCGGGCGCACTCCGTCATCACCGGCAAGGCGCCCGCCGGAGCCACCCTGCGGCTGAAGAAGACCTTCGCCACACCCACCTGGACGGGCGTCATCCAGGACACCCTCGACACCACCATGACGGTCGGCGCGGGCGGCTCCTACACCTGGCACGTCAACCCCTCCACCCGGCCCCTGGTCAAGGCCCGCCAGACGCGGGTGGTCTCCTCCGAGCCGCTGGAGCGCCGGACGTACACCGGCACCACCGCGCCCACGCAGTCCACCGACTCGGAGTTCACCGTCGACCGGGACGCCGACCTGCTCGAAGTGGCGCTCGACTGGCCGACCCCCGACGACCTCGATCTGCGCGTGCTGCGCAGGAACGCGGACGGCACCCTCACCGAGGTCGGCGCCTCGGCCGGATCCGTGGGCGAGAAGGAACGGGTCCTGCTCGAGAACCCGGCGCGGGGTGGCTACGTCCTGCGCGTCGAGAACTGGGCCTCGGCGGCGCCCTCCTGGACGCTCACCGCCTCCCTCTTCGACACGACCGCGCAGGAGACCGGCGGACTCGTCGAGAACTGGACCCTCACCTGCGAGAAGAACGGCACCGTGCTGGAGCGGGTGCCCGTCGTCGTCGACCGGGGCGGGCGCGCCAAGGCCGACCTGAAGAGCTGCGCGAAGAAGTGGAGCGGCGGCTGATGGGGCGCTTCTGGTCCACCGCAGTCGCCGCCGGGGCCGCGCTGGCCCTCGCCGTGTCGCTGTCCCCGGCCGCGGCGGCGGCCGGGGACCCCGGCACCGCCGGTGTCACCGTCGCCACGGTCGGAGGCCGGCAGGTCGTCGACGGCGCGGTGCCGCAGCCGGTCAGCGGCACCGTCGACGTGACCGGCACCGCCCGCACCGGCGCTCCCGGCGGGCCGGCACCCCTGCACGCGGACGCGGGCGACAGTTCCTTCGTCACCGCGGGGGAGACCGCCGTGCTGCTCGGCAGCGCCTACGGCGGCACCGCGCCCTACACCTGGGCCTGGACCGCCGAGCACGGCACGCTCACCGACGCGGACTCGGCGAGCGCCGGCTTCGACACGACGGGCCTCGCCCCCGGCAGCTACCCGGTGACGCTCACCGCCACCGACGCAGCGGGCGCCGTCACCACCGACACCGTGAAGGTCGCCGTCGGCGAGGAGACGAGCCGCGAACTGCTGGACGAGACCAGACCGGACCCCACTCCCGGCGCCTTCCCCACCGGCCAGACCGTGGAGTTCCCCTTCGACGTCCCCTCCGGCGCACGCTCCCTGGACGTCACGCTGTCCTGGCGTACCACCGCCCAGGACTACGACCTGCGGGTGGTGGACCCCTCCGGCGCGGTCGCGGCGAAGTCCGAGTCGTCCGGGCACCCGGAGAGGACCTCCGTCACCTCGCCCGCCCCCGGCGCCTGGAAGGTCGTCGCCGTCAAGTGGGCCACCGTCGCCGACGACCTGACCGCGCGCGTGGTCGCCCGCACCGGCACCCCCGACCCCAGACCGGACGTGACGGCCGGCGGCCCGTACACCTTCCAGCCCGGCGCGGAGCAGCGGCTCACCGGAACGGTCACCGGCGGCACCGCGCCCGTCGCCACCGCCTGGGACCTGGACGCCGACGGACACTTCGACGACGCCACGGGCACCACGCCGACCACCCGGCTGCCCGACGGACGGCACCTGGTCACCCTCAAGGCCACCGACGCGGCTGGCCTGGAGCGGCGCGAGACGACCTCCGTGCTCGTGGGCCCCGCCGACCGGCTCGGCACGGCCCCGCCGATCACCGTCATCGGCATCGCCGACACCGGGATCAACCCCTACCACCTGGAGTTCTCCGCACGCACCTACCCCGACCCCGACGTACTGGCGCTGACGAAGGACTTCACCCGCCACCCCTCGGAGTACATCCCCGGCTACCCCGCCTCCGCGCCCGCGATCCCCGTCACCCTCGGCAAGGGCCATCTGCCCGGCGAGGACGAGGATCTGTGGACCGCCGGCAACGTCCCCGCCGGCAAGCTCCACTGGATCCCCGGCACCAAGATCGTCGGGGCCTACGCGTCGACCGTCGACGGCGCCCACCCCGTCCTCGACGACAACGGCCACGGCACCGGCTCCGCCTCCGTCTCGGCGGGCAACCGCTACGGCTACTGCCCCACCTGCCTGCTCGTCGTGGTCGAGGGCCTGGACGAGACCGTCGCCACCGCCTACCCCTGGGTGGACATCACCTCCCACTCCTTCGGCTACGTCGGCGGCATCCCGGCCGGCCCGGTCGTCAGCGGCGAGGAGGCGACCAAGGCGGCCGCCGAGCGCGGCCAGACGGTGCTGTTCGCCGCCGGCAACGGCGTCGGCAACGCCTTCGACGTCCCCGTCAGCACCTGGCACTCCGACCAGACCGGCCCCGACTGGAACATCACCGTCGGCGCACTGCGCCGGGACGACCAGCGGGCGGTCGTCGGCGACGGCATGCCGGTGCACCTCTCGTCCTGGGGCATCGGCGGCCTCCCCGCCGCCTGCCACACCGGAGCCCAGTGCCAGAAGCAGTTCAGCGGCACCTCCGCCGCCACCCCGTACACGGCCGGTGTCTTCGGCACCACCCTCCAGCGGGTCCGCGAGGCCGTCGGCGACCCGCGCGCCGGACAGCGCACCGGCCAGGTCGTCGCCGAGGGTGCGGCCCTCGACGCCGGCATGTACCTGGAGGACGGCAGGCTCACCCGCGGCGAGCTGCGGGAGGCCGTACTGAAGAACGCCTTCCCGCTCGGTGAGGACGACCTGCCGTCCGCGACCTGGCCCGTGGGCGCGCCCCACACGGCGGGCAATGTGCTCTTCGAGGGCTACGGTGCCGCGACACCCGAGACCGCCCGCCGGGCGGTGGACACCCTGCTCGGCCGGTCCCTGCTGCCGGAACGCCCCGTCGAGGACGACTTCTTCGCCGCCGACCGCGCCATCCGGGACGGCATCTGGGGCGGATACGACCGCGACGGCGACGGTACCGACGACCCGGCGCCGCTGCCCACCGGGATACAGGTGGAACCGGCCGACGTCGCCACGCCCACCGCGGCGCTCGACGTGCTGCACCGGACGCTCACCGCGCGGGCAAAGGCCCGCGAACCCCACACCCCCTACTCCGGCCGGGCCTTCGACTACTACCTCCACCAGGGGGCGGACTGCTCGGCCGAACGCACCATGGACCGCACCGACCGGCCCGGCGACCCGGACGGCTGCGCCGTCGCCGACACCCTGTCCACGGCGGCCCCCTATCTGCCGGTGGCCGCCCACCCCGCCACCGACACCCTGGGCGAGCCGCTCGCCACGGGCTCCAGGGCCCGGGCCGAGCTGTACCTGAAGACCCGCGCCCCGGCCGCCCTCGCCGGTCCGACGGTGGTGCTCCTCGCCACCGACCGGGAGATCGGCCGCGGCAAGGCCACCGCCCAGCCGGTCACCGGCGCGTGGACGAAGTTCACCGTCGAGTTCGAGACCGCCAGGCCCGCCTTCACCGGGGAGCAGCTGACCGTCCAGCTGCTGTCCGACACCACCGCGCTGCTGACGGTGGGTTACGAAGGCGACCACGCCACCCGGCTGACCCTGGACCCGGCGGCTCTTCCGCCATCCGGCCTGGAGTTCGGCGCCGACATCGCCGCGCCCGGGGACGGCGCCGAGATCACCGAAGGCGAGACCGTCGTCGCCGGGGGCCGGTACGCCTTCCCCGACCCGGGCGGCGACCCGGAGGGCGTCGGCGGCCGCCCGGAGACCCACCGGGTGCAGCTGTCCGTCGACGACGAGGGCTTCTCCAGCCCGGTCTCCGCGCGCCTCGACGACACCACGGGAACCTGGCGGGCCGAAGCCGGCCGGCTGCCCGTGGGGGATCACGTGCTGTACGCGCGGGCCGTCCGCGACGGCACACCGTCCCCGGTCACGCGGACGAGCTTCCGGGTCACGCCGGACGCCCGCGTCGAGTGGCAGGTCGTCAGCCGCAACACCCCGGCCGATCCGGGCGCCTGGCGCCCGGCCGAGGGCCTCGCCACCTGGTCGTTCCCGCTGGACACGTCGGCGTACGGCAGCGGGCGCCGGACGATCGTCGTCCGCCTCCTGGAACGCGGCGTGGAGACGGCCCGGGACACGGTACGGGTGCGCTTCCGCTGACGCGGCGGCGGAACACGCCGGAGGCCCGGGTCGCCGACCCGGGCCTTCGGGCACGGCCGGACGGGACCGGCTGGTGCGGCCGCCGCACGCCGCCGTCGCCGTTCCGGCCGCCGTACGCCGCCGGTGCGGCGCGACGCGTGTACGGGGCCCGGGCGTACCGGGCCCGGGACGCGCAACGGCGGGAGCGGTCCGAGGGGGCGTGCCCGGCGTACCCGTCCGGAGCGGGCCTGCCGGGAGGGACCGGGCAGGACCGCTCGCACCTCACCGCAGCCCTGTGCTCACGGAGGGCGTCCGACGGCGGCCGGCCGGCCGTCCGCTCAGCCCTGCGGCACCGTCCGCACGACGGTGAAGACCGCCCCTTCGGGGTCCGCCACCGTCGCCATCCGGCCGCTGGTGCCCTCGCGCGGTTCGCGCACGACATGGCCGCCGAGGTCCACCACCGCGGCCGCGGTCCCGTCGGGGTCCCCGACCTCGAAGTACGTCATCCAGTGCGAGCCCCG
The Streptomyces tirandamycinicus DNA segment above includes these coding regions:
- a CDS encoding recombinase family protein; its protein translation is MLDLHIQHWVDAPGRDATIIGWATDTDVSGGLHPFKRPDLGQWFREDRADQWDALCVMKVDRLSRRVAHFSEIVQWCQEHGKIVVSTQEGIDMSTPMGKMFAQILAVFAEGELDTIRARAADAAQTRLAAGTWVAGLAPFGYEIVPLGKGKGKCIRPIERYEELVREIADKILEGRSLRSISRELIERGEPTWLSLIQPNSKRAQESQWSNSSIRGIMLNPKIAGYYTYKGEIVEDDEGNTRMIAEKPLLDHETWNRVVLKLRDNRAFGPKVTKSTAMLVGVAACGHCGGPLTRAVYTNRQPAKGDRPAKEWHYSRYKCSRQQVRSTCESPAAVNTADLEGEFSKLFLEHMGHLPEVREAHTELHDPSDDISATEARLKRLKDDFGAGKYDTPEKEEVYWSLLNSQTAKLSRLRVKLAEYEEHNGTFAPTGRTFADIWNSRDDEGKQLFLKEHQVKVAVYRDPIPGKRFGFMVQLGDVRRMAKALHVELTDDVAHGVITFNLPTEQHVREQQLDERQLRIGLDIADAIEASLRLAEETGE
- a CDS encoding thymidine kinase; translation: MLDVQIEHNRSARGLQGVIFTRDDRAGEGKLSSRLGLVTDAVEVTDAMDLYAHLVGELSRGMRADYVIVDEAQFLAPGQIDQLARIVDDLEMDVFAFGITTDFRTRLFPGSRRLIELADRIEQLQVEALCWCGARATHNARTVDGVMVVEGEQVVVGDVNRPAEQIGYEVLCRRHHRRRMTSATARAAALSPDVLPVNSA
- a CDS encoding M14 family metallopeptidase; protein product: MVASSRRSRRFRAIAIAVAAVAAAGGGLLPASTVPAAAGEVFRPQLVTVDTPTRADKDRLVALGLDLTEHAGHDYVEVVLHHAADAERLRSAGLDWQVRIPDLVQRASDVNAANRAYAAATEASPLPSGRDTYRGLADYHTDLDRLASQHPGLVRKFALPYRSLEGKQVYGVEIADRVDAVDDGRPVFLMMGLHHAREWPSGEHAVEFAIDLARNHGHDARITALLKKARVIVVPVVNPDGFEKSVNDGRLVDLRTVDEGGTGSILATPGNAYKRKNCRIVDGHAPLAGECGLASSPGGFGAGVDINRNYGGSWGGPGAAAEPVHATYRGAGPFSEPETRNIRALVSGRQVTGLISNHTFSNLVLRPNAVAPDTIGPGGQPVGDPPDEAALKELGDRMAAQNGYASQHSWELYDTTGTTEDWSYHATGGYGYTFEIGPDEFHPPFPEVVAEYLGTGPYAGKGNREAYLLALESAADPRAHSVITGKAPAGATLRLKKTFATPTWTGVIQDTLDTTMTVGAGGSYTWHVNPSTRPLVKARQTRVVSSEPLERRTYTGTTAPTQSTDSEFTVDRDADLLEVALDWPTPDDLDLRVLRRNADGTLTEVGASAGSVGEKERVLLENPARGGYVLRVENWASAAPSWTLTASLFDTTAQETGGLVENWTLTCEKNGTVLERVPVVVDRGGRAKADLKSCAKKWSGG
- a CDS encoding S8 family serine peptidase, coding for MGRFWSTAVAAGAALALAVSLSPAAAAAGDPGTAGVTVATVGGRQVVDGAVPQPVSGTVDVTGTARTGAPGGPAPLHADAGDSSFVTAGETAVLLGSAYGGTAPYTWAWTAEHGTLTDADSASAGFDTTGLAPGSYPVTLTATDAAGAVTTDTVKVAVGEETSRELLDETRPDPTPGAFPTGQTVEFPFDVPSGARSLDVTLSWRTTAQDYDLRVVDPSGAVAAKSESSGHPERTSVTSPAPGAWKVVAVKWATVADDLTARVVARTGTPDPRPDVTAGGPYTFQPGAEQRLTGTVTGGTAPVATAWDLDADGHFDDATGTTPTTRLPDGRHLVTLKATDAAGLERRETTSVLVGPADRLGTAPPITVIGIADTGINPYHLEFSARTYPDPDVLALTKDFTRHPSEYIPGYPASAPAIPVTLGKGHLPGEDEDLWTAGNVPAGKLHWIPGTKIVGAYASTVDGAHPVLDDNGHGTGSASVSAGNRYGYCPTCLLVVVEGLDETVATAYPWVDITSHSFGYVGGIPAGPVVSGEEATKAAAERGQTVLFAAGNGVGNAFDVPVSTWHSDQTGPDWNITVGALRRDDQRAVVGDGMPVHLSSWGIGGLPAACHTGAQCQKQFSGTSAATPYTAGVFGTTLQRVREAVGDPRAGQRTGQVVAEGAALDAGMYLEDGRLTRGELREAVLKNAFPLGEDDLPSATWPVGAPHTAGNVLFEGYGAATPETARRAVDTLLGRSLLPERPVEDDFFAADRAIRDGIWGGYDRDGDGTDDPAPLPTGIQVEPADVATPTAALDVLHRTLTARAKAREPHTPYSGRAFDYYLHQGADCSAERTMDRTDRPGDPDGCAVADTLSTAAPYLPVAAHPATDTLGEPLATGSRARAELYLKTRAPAALAGPTVVLLATDREIGRGKATAQPVTGAWTKFTVEFETARPAFTGEQLTVQLLSDTTALLTVGYEGDHATRLTLDPAALPPSGLEFGADIAAPGDGAEITEGETVVAGGRYAFPDPGGDPEGVGGRPETHRVQLSVDDEGFSSPVSARLDDTTGTWRAEAGRLPVGDHVLYARAVRDGTPSPVTRTSFRVTPDARVEWQVVSRNTPADPGAWRPAEGLATWSFPLDTSAYGSGRRTIVVRLLERGVETARDTVRVRFR